In Vibrio japonicus, one DNA window encodes the following:
- a CDS encoding cysteine desulfurase-like protein has translation MNFTPNLVRAQFGALQQTHNDLPVMFLDGPGGSQVPHSVLEAMTDYLGYYNANLGGHYFSSQKTTELMKEAREYAGTLVNAESSDNIVFGANMTSLTFQLSRAISRGWEAGDEVIVTALDHYSNVSSWQQAADDKGVKVHQARVNESDCTLDLEHLMSLINENTKLVALTFASNTTGSIVDVKRVVEAAHKVGAMVYVDAVHYAPHHLIDVQKLGCDILACSAYKFFGPHVGIAYIAPKWLQTLQPYKVEPATDIGPGRFETGTQSFEGLAGVIAAVKYLAQWGKDGDSLRARLVASFQQFNNHESALSERFLKRLSELEGVTLWGRTDADSELRTPTFALTFDNHTPEFIAKKLGERNICVWNGHFYALGLVRQLNLEASGGVVRIGFMHYNTLEEVDILFDELQKILKS, from the coding sequence ATGAACTTCACTCCTAATTTAGTCAGAGCACAGTTTGGTGCTCTGCAACAGACTCACAATGACCTTCCGGTTATGTTTTTGGACGGGCCTGGTGGATCGCAAGTCCCGCATTCTGTGCTAGAAGCAATGACCGACTATTTGGGTTATTACAATGCCAATTTGGGTGGTCATTACTTCTCTAGCCAGAAAACAACCGAACTGATGAAAGAAGCTCGTGAGTATGCAGGAACGCTTGTGAATGCTGAGTCTTCAGACAATATTGTGTTCGGTGCCAATATGACGTCGTTGACGTTCCAACTGAGCCGAGCGATCAGCCGAGGTTGGGAAGCGGGTGACGAAGTTATTGTAACAGCGCTCGACCATTATTCTAACGTATCGAGCTGGCAGCAAGCAGCGGACGACAAAGGCGTTAAAGTTCATCAAGCGCGAGTCAACGAGTCTGACTGTACACTCGATCTTGAACATCTTATGTCACTGATCAACGAGAACACCAAACTGGTGGCACTGACTTTCGCGTCAAATACGACGGGTTCAATTGTCGATGTGAAGCGTGTTGTGGAAGCAGCGCACAAAGTGGGTGCGATGGTGTATGTCGATGCTGTGCATTACGCGCCACACCATCTTATTGATGTGCAGAAACTAGGCTGCGATATTCTTGCATGTTCTGCCTACAAGTTCTTTGGTCCACATGTCGGAATTGCCTACATTGCGCCGAAATGGTTGCAAACACTTCAACCGTACAAAGTTGAGCCAGCAACGGATATTGGCCCAGGACGCTTTGAAACGGGTACACAGAGCTTTGAAGGATTAGCGGGGGTGATTGCCGCTGTTAAATACCTTGCTCAGTGGGGTAAAGATGGGGATTCCCTTCGCGCTCGTTTAGTGGCGTCGTTTCAGCAGTTTAATAACCACGAGTCTGCACTAAGCGAACGTTTCCTTAAACGATTGTCTGAACTTGAAGGTGTTACGCTTTGGGGACGTACAGACGCTGACAGCGAATTGCGCACACCAACATTTGCATTGACGTTTGATAACCATACGCCAGAGTTCATCGCTAAAAAGTTAGGTGAGCGTAATATATGTGTCTGGAATGGTCATTTTTACGCGCTTGGTTTGGTTCGGCAATTGAACTTAGAAGCATCCGGTGGTGTTGTGCGTATTGGATTTATGCACTACAACACACTGGAAGAGGTCGATATCTTGTTCGACGAACTGCAAAAGATATTGAAATCATAA
- a CDS encoding DUF2797 domain-containing protein, translated as MSLIAKGTLNKMRASLEGEVHYHLPVGDELVDLKPFIGKSITLTHTGNIYCCSCGKKTKKSYSQGHCFVCMKKLASCDMCIMKPETCHYDQGTCREPQWGEENCMIDHYVYLSNTSSLKVGITRHTQIPTRWIDQGATQALPIFKVKTRYISGLIEVELAKHIADKTNWRTLLKGDGEPMALEEKFAELLPLVEEKIAEIKQQFGDDAIEVLNADITPISYPVTKHPTKITSHNFDKNPEVTGILQGIKGQYMIFDTGVINIRKFTSYEIEVSA; from the coding sequence AACAAAATGCGTGCTTCTTTAGAGGGTGAAGTTCACTATCACCTACCTGTTGGTGATGAGTTAGTGGATCTTAAACCTTTCATCGGAAAATCAATTACGCTGACTCATACAGGAAACATCTATTGCTGCTCGTGCGGCAAAAAAACAAAAAAGAGTTACTCGCAAGGTCACTGTTTTGTGTGCATGAAGAAACTCGCGAGTTGCGATATGTGCATCATGAAGCCTGAAACTTGTCACTACGATCAAGGGACATGTCGTGAACCGCAATGGGGCGAAGAGAACTGTATGATCGATCACTATGTGTATCTTTCAAACACATCAAGCCTTAAAGTCGGTATTACGCGCCACACGCAAATCCCAACACGTTGGATTGACCAAGGTGCGACTCAGGCGCTTCCGATTTTCAAAGTCAAAACTCGCTATATCTCTGGGTTGATAGAGGTTGAACTTGCGAAGCATATCGCGGATAAAACCAACTGGCGCACATTGCTAAAAGGCGATGGTGAACCAATGGCACTTGAAGAAAAATTTGCAGAGTTACTTCCGCTAGTCGAGGAGAAAATCGCTGAAATTAAGCAGCAGTTCGGCGATGATGCGATTGAAGTGCTTAACGCGGATATCACACCTATCAGCTATCCGGTAACAAAGCACCCGACTAAAATCACTTCGCATAACTTTGACAAAAACCCAGAAGTAACGGGCATTTTGCAAGGAATCAAAGGTCAGTACATGATCTTTGATACAGGCGTAATTAACATTAGAAAATTCACGTCGTACGAAATCGAAGTCAGCGCATGA
- a CDS encoding 2OG-Fe dioxygenase family protein, translating into MMLHNRETTLQLTKLSDNAIAQLAPSFGKLPNTEHADGQYRLRRYSVIQFKDGKVIDLNKNEFMQTDDINRFQGNVVRQFEPVEQSTLESDGMRELCEVFVDSNKLKNGQEIEIHQIRISAIYDETQVAPEGVHQDGFEHIALIGMGRHNVEGGDIMLYNSFNEAPFFRKVLQSGEVAMLADNKLWHNATPIKSVIDGQEGYMDVFVLTAKESVNELHS; encoded by the coding sequence ATGATGCTACATAACAGGGAAACAACTCTGCAATTAACTAAGTTAAGTGATAATGCGATTGCACAGTTAGCGCCATCTTTTGGCAAGTTACCTAATACAGAACATGCAGACGGTCAGTACCGTTTACGCCGTTACTCTGTGATTCAGTTTAAAGATGGCAAAGTGATTGATTTGAACAAGAATGAGTTCATGCAAACTGATGATATCAATCGCTTTCAAGGCAATGTTGTACGCCAGTTTGAGCCAGTCGAACAATCGACGCTAGAAAGTGACGGCATGCGTGAACTGTGCGAAGTGTTCGTAGACTCCAACAAATTGAAAAATGGCCAAGAAATAGAAATCCACCAAATTCGTATCTCAGCGATTTATGATGAAACGCAGGTTGCGCCTGAAGGTGTTCATCAAGATGGCTTTGAACATATCGCACTGATTGGCATGGGTCGTCATAACGTCGAAGGCGGTGATATCATGCTTTACAACAGCTTTAACGAAGCGCCATTTTTTAGAAAAGTTCTACAAAGTGGTGAAGTTGCAATGCTTGCTGACAACAAACTGTGGCACAACGCAACACCGATCAAATCTGTGATTGATGGCCAAGAAGGCTACATGGATGTGTTTGTACTAACAGCGAAGGAATCGGTGAATGAACTTCACTCCTAA